The genomic region tttcgtctcttatcacttttaaacattttaattgacctcaatttgtattcgatcaactttatttatcaccatatcaaagtatggggtatttcacggaatgtcaatcgaaacctcgcaaggcttttaCATCAGTTTTACATCTCCCCTGTgggcaacagttattaaataccatgttttaaagaaatatagaccaatttcaaatcaaaaataatcaaaaagtaatttctactatacatgggtattttggtcattttatccaaaatttttgaaccctggtaaaaatatgatatatgagtaataagcatccatttcatgtctaaaaataagtttcgctgtctaattcatcaatttaaagtgaaattatagctattcaaattaaataaaatattctattttcttataaaacaatatttatagaactctgcgtaaataatttttgtagcataaaagcaaaataaattcatacatacagtggcaCACTCAGCcaagtatacaaaatattctacaatgacatgtgggtccccaaaataaatatatatgtacaagACTATAGACCTGCGATTTCTAAGGGTGCAAACCCAAAAGCAAACCCTTGACATAATCAGCGGTCTACAAACTgccctgagcttgaaatgggtgaaaataaggggtgagtttttataaacccagtgagtaagcaaattcatctaaaacatctaaagccgagtaaatggagacaatttaaaatatctaatcataatatgattcataacatcaaatctcatttcaacccatgtaaatcaatttcatttcatcaaaatcaacaaggcttatgattctcttaaaacttgaCTCATGCCAAAAACTTGCACTTGGTGACACCTTGCGTCGAGGCatccaactgagtccgccaaggctgttaaaataacatatgagtataaaactcatttttcttttacatttaaaagcacAGTCATttcttggcgttggctaagtttcaccctcacgtggtggttcggtgTGAGGTGAACTCTAACTTTACCTTAAGAGATACCTTCCGCGCCTCTCGTaccaaggtaaaatataactgggtttaccgtgcccctctaataggctagtctactgaaacccgcccactgcagtaagctaatcaaataacccaccaattcaataaaatttttgacaacATGATATggttaatataatattaccagcctatcaaggcaaagcaaaatagttcatatattccaacaaacacaaatccagccatgcttgccatcacattgtcataagccatcaattcaaaccatatgtcaaaacatatatataacacaagtatacagtctccacttactcaatttccaaaaccagtattcaatttcaaaacaagttataaatcttattttgtttaatcaacacttcaattataaaacataatagtttgcaatttaaattcatttttctttaaaacataaaaatgagtataaactactttatatagttaagatgaaagtctgattactcacaatagcaggagtttggagtactctTATTTTTGGTTCTCGGGTACAATATTTTTACCCTTATcaaagggctcaccacctatacataatacacgatacgcaattcaatatatttgtgccaaactgttataaaactattccaggctctatatgaatgcatgacattgaatgagaattgtccgaataatcacttaaagacggtgttctacgtgggttcaattGTGATCGGAATGAATTTGTATTCGACTTAATTCAAATTATACACCAtttatttaaccaaaacatccgattcaactccaaatatattcattacactccCAATAATCTAATACACCAAAACATTAcaatgaacttgatttttgactAACTTCACCATTTTTcgaaattcattccgattTCGAACTAACATACTAATCAAGGTCTACACAGTCTCGTAAATCCATATATatcattaggaatcaaatccaagtccatttactatgattttctcattttccatcaagctattttctaaactatattttttaataaccgatttcgatatccaacaccataattcatcaattcctagctaaataatatgaaatacaaccaaatccatcatcaacatgtcctatagaaaattcagccaaatgagggtggttgaagaacatgtgattttcttgcttgtttttccttccaaacatcacaaaatgactaaaaacactaggatattatgaaatctagcaaaattcatcaccaaaacttctctctctagatttggccagcaaaggttccctcttgaaaacttgaatttcagccatggagaatgaaaaagaatgcatgggaaaggtagatcacaagctaaaattaaaaaatcttacctttacttgcttgattccttgaaatccaacaatttctcttgaatttttccttcctagggtttgttcttctctttttctctttgttcccttgcttggcccccataagagtgaaatgggagaagCTTAAGTcggtttataaaggaaaatcataaaaatattaaagcttgacacatgtcaccacttgattggtccatgattaaaaacttaaccattaagcaatttctcaccaccacatgtaatccCATAATTATCCAGAGCATAAagtgataataggtgaaattcatgggcttgacaagtgtcatggtggtataaaattttaattacgtcctcatggacacgtgaaatgaccgttttgcccttatactcGAAAAATatcggaattgaaatttttcactacacaatttcaaattatgctccaaatagtcaaacttgatcaaaaatctcctccaacattccaattttgcccttgggtggcaaaataatcattttgcccctacgttatgaaaattctcgaattaactccaaatcaatcctcgaatttcgaatcatcatattaagacattctaagattaaataactctcaaatacatcgtaAAATCGTTATTTggcctagttcgaggctttaatcaacttaattgtaccactaggtacaataccgactttttaCGATTTTTCAatacattcacttatgcatacattctatcaagcacatgaatgacatgacaagtatatcatagagtagggcttgacaagaaaaatagaaaaaagctATTTGTCCAAGCAAATGATATTATAAGTATTTTGTATTGATTATAGTTGAAAAAGGAAgcataaatagttaaaaagaaaaaaagtataaaattaatgtaattaaataacaattttttcttaaataaaattaacttaaagTTGCCTTTAACTAGTTAAGATTTTCAACActttttcgttgaaaatctTGTTTTAAGTGATTTCTAAGATTGACTTATCAAATGTATTGAAAAGATTAaactattgaaaattttcaatgatttatcgtatatataaacaaataatttatattaaaaatttataaatttttgtgtCTCGTGCATTGCATAAGGTCAAAGCTAGTTATTTTATAATCCATCAAGGAAGCTAGGAAATTAGGCAGAATCATATCTATAAACTGATACTGGTGTGGGTTATTACATAAGAATTCTTAAAATGAAGACGTTCATCCAtagttctttttctcttcctttttcttatatGTAGTTAATAAAATGGCATATATGCAAGGCCACCACAAAAGTCATATTTGTGTATAGTTTCTTACATATGCTCTATCAAACATATTTAACAATCATGCTGAAATTGCTTGTCAGCGAGAGCTCAAACCAGGTTTTGATAAGGCTCTAGTGTAGGCTAAGGGTAACGTCAGAAGTTTCTTAGTCCTTCCAACATATGCTCGTTTTGTCAAGTTATCATAATTGTTATCCTCAATCGCATCCAGGATCTTTCGATACAATAGCAAGGATGACCAAACCTGCATATTGTCCAAATGTTATTAGAACTCATAACTATTATCAAACTCACGTTAAACGTTATGAATATGTGCCTTTGGCAAGGCTTAGTGATTGGAACATGTTTCTCTTACTATAGTTCGATTTGTTCTAAACTAGTTATGATGCAAAAGAAGGTGCTAGAATTTTGTGTCTGTGTATGGTGGATGCCCAACTGTTGTTAAGGTGTATACCGGCCAGCGGCTAGCCTTGTCAAGCTGTGAAGCTCCCTCCTCAGCTAGATTGAAAAAGAACCTTGCCCTTGTAATTTGCTCTTTCATGAACTCTCTCCAGGCATCAGTTACCTTCTTGGACAGCACATCCTTGTCGCATAAACCAAACTGTGCGAGCTCATCTTGAGGAAGATAAACTCTGCCTCTCAACGCACTAACGAAAGAAAATCATAAGGGAAAAGTGAGATAAGCAGGGGATTTGACCAGGTAAACTTAAATAAAGTAGGTAGCCTATATAAAGACTTACTCTTCTCCTACATCTCGAAGAATGTTCGTCAACTGATTTCCAATGCCCAAGTAGAGTGCTGCGTTGTATATACTATGAGCAGAAACAGAGGACTCTGGTGCAATTCCCATTACTGGAACGCTCATTAGACCAACAGTTCCTGCTACATAGTAGCAGTAAAGATAAAgctcttgaaaatttttatatcgCGATTTTCTTGTATCCATTCTCATGCCCTCAATCATGTCCCTGAAAGGCTATACCATAAAAAGACACAATGCCCTAATTAGGTGGATTTTCCTTATGCTTTACGCTTAAAGTTGTACATGGCATGTTAGGCGCAATAATCATGaccaataattaatttatttcacTACATGCCAAGTATAGAGTGGCGTATAAACTTTGAATGAATTGATTCTTAAGCAAATGCTTCTGGTAGCAAACATCTTTGGTATTATGGTATACCTTGATGTCCAAGgggaagttgaaaacagtgtcGGAGAGTGCAGCATCGAACATATCATAGGGGCGTCCATCAAAGATATCCTGCAGTCTCTCTTCCCACCTTTCAAGAACAGCAGAACTCATGTAATCTGCATTTGGCCCGTCAACCAGTTCATCAGTCCTCCTGCACCAAACTGAAGAGACATATTTCAGTTCAGCCGCAAAACTAGTAACAATTTGGAATTATGGAAGAATCCCCTTCCTCCTAAGCCAAGAAAAAGCAATTACAAACTGCAAGGATAGATATGCATTTTTTAAGTTACTGCACATTCTCAAGCATTAAGATCTACATACCTTACATTCAACCCCCTTAACTATTTCCAAAATGTTGGAGTTATTCTATATCGAACGTTGTACTACTCCAGAACAAAACTCTGACATAATCAGCTGCTCTACTTTGCttctaaattaaattttagctCACTAGGCAATCTGTAAATTTAGTAATCACCAGTTTCTTACCATAAATTGCCCATATGGCTTTCTGCCTCTCCTCTGTCATCAACAAGGTGCCTGCATCATATAATAAGCATCAGAAACATCAAACTCCAAGAGCGGAAATATCAAATGtcatttttgaaagaaatggaaatgaaaatatttgaaagatGTTCCCATTGTCAGAAACGGttctaaaatttaaagaagCAAAGTCGAATTGAGACTCCACTTGCAAGACTTGTAGAAATTTTGGGTAACTCTTTTAAGTTGATGGAGTGAAAGGGAAATGAGGCTGGACCTAGATAGAAAGTCTTGGCATATTCTGCACAAATGTTCCTGCACTTGTTGTAAGCTTCTTCGAGGAAAGTAGGATGGAACCGCGGTTTTCTACAATTGCCTTCCTTCGCTAAGTTGTTTGGCCAAGATTGCCTTCTGACAATTTCTTGTACTTGTAAATTGGTGTGGGGAATGCCATGCTTTGTCAATCCAGGGAGGGTGattggtatttttggagcTGTGATCACTTCTTCTCTTGCTGTTGTAGACATGGATTTTCGAGACTGTAAGTTTCCATTGCTGGCTCCAATGCAATGTTTTGATGCCAGTGAAAATGTTATACACATCTGGCAATCCTAGCAAATATTTAGAAGGCTGAGCAGACTAGAAAGAGAGaataaacaataaatattGGGATGGGAAAGATATGTAgtgaaagaagaaagttaTGTAGAAATGCCTCTCTTGTTCCATTGCATAGTTTGATACATAATCTGCATAGTATCCTGGTTTCGAATCTTTTATTTCACGATCTGACTGGTCAGAAGTTTGTTCACTAGTAGTTGTTTCTTTATGATCAATTATGTTTCGAATCTTTTATTTCACGATCTGACAGGTCAGAAGTTTGTTCATTAGTAGTTGTTTCTTTATGATCAATTATCAGTAAAATAAGTActtccaaacaaaaaaaaaattatcagtAAAATAAGTAATTAAAAGGGGAGATGCAGCAAATTCACATGGCCATGTGTACTACAGTAAATCAGTTAAAATATGAGAGATCTAAGGATCATTAAAAACAGATGTTTCCCGCTTGATTTATATTTGTAGTAtatttttagagaaaattatgagaaataaCCTTCGTAATAAGGTCactttaaaaataacattcactataattttaactgtttttagacAACTTTTGACATGACTTTACAAGAATACCctttaaaccatttaatccaaattaagTGGTCTCGATTTTTTTCTCCTCTTCCGCtatttagataaaaatttcaaaataaaatctcGATTTAGCTATCCCTCCGTACAGCTCTCTAACAACATCGGGGTATATATATCGCTGTCTAGCTCTCCAACGCCATTGGGGTATATATCTCACCGTCTAGCTCTCCAACACCATCGAGGTCTATATCGCCATCCAACTTTTGACCCCAACAACACCAACAATACCACCTTCATGTTTATAttcaacaatttcaaacaGCAAGAATATCAATATGAACAAGCAATATGTATAGGTTTATGCTCAAAAAccataaatgaaaaacataaagAATAACAATAGCCCTAAAAACATTTCTCCacatgattcaaaataaaataaaaatatattataccTTTCTCCGCGTAATGTGAACTTCCTCTCACTGCTCAATATGTGAACTACCTTTATGTGAATAATAACCACTCCAAAATGCTTCTACCACTGCGAAAAATGCTCGAAAGTTGAACTGGCGAGGAATACTTTCGATAGAATTGCTTTTGAAGGGATGTACGGTCTGTCGATGAGAACTGAGGAGTTACATACCTTGTAAACATGCTTGACTCGTTAATAGGTTTCGGGTTGAGGCGTGAAGCTAAACAAATGGGGGTTTTATTAAGGAgcattttgttcaaattttaattctcttggctaaaaacagttaaaattataaagaagtCTATTGCCAGAAACGCTTTATGCATGGAgcccatttaaaaaaaaaaaaactcatgtttttatacttgtttcttttcttctgccaataattttcaaatagcATATTGTGATGACGCAGATCACATCTTTTCTTGGGAATATTGAGTTGGACATAGATGCTAGATTTGTCCAGACCAACCTAGTTGAGCATTGTTGGCAACCTTGTCCTTTTATGGAAACTAGATGGGAATCTTGATCTTGCTTGATACCTTGTTACACCTTTCACTTGGATTATGATGATTATGTCCTTAATGATCTGGAGTCTAGTGCACAAGGCTTATTCGCCTAGGATCCGAGCTAGACTTTTCTCTCACCAAGGCTGTCGCTTGTAGAAATTCAAAGTTTTCCACCCCACACCCctaacccccccccccccccaaaaaaaaaaaagagaaaaacttaGTCTCTTCTCATGTTAACTAATCTCAGATGCATGAGTTTTATGGGAGAAGACACGCCTTATGTGTTTAGTTCAGGACCTTATATAAACCCACTTCGATAGTAAGTGGTCAAGTACTAgctattaagtaagaaaagggaaaaagttcaaattgaaaaagctcaataaactaaataaaactATTGCAAAATATGTAACAAATGATGCTAAAAAAAACTATGGTGATAAGTGTAATATGTTGTTGTCATTATCTCATTTAGATTGGCTCATAAAGTACAAATAAGAGCTTTTACGCATCTCAACATAATGGTTCAGTCCATGAGCAATTATCAAATTTAGGTATGGAGTTTCTCCTTGGAATTATGCTGACCAATCCAAAGCAAATACCAAGATCAAATTATTTGCCTTTGGCTCAACCAAAATCCAATATTGAATTCCATTATAAATCCTATGGAAACCCAACCACATTGGTGAAAACAACAATGGCTGATGAAAGTGATGTGAGAACTTACAGTCGAGGCGTGGACTTCGATTATTACTTCATAGAGGAAACACATTGGAGACAACAGAAAAAATGGAAGGCTAGCTAAATGAGGACATTTTGAGAGAATGAACCgataaaatataatagaaaccaaaaataaaacagaTTCAAGTATAGGTTGATTGTGAAAGTTTACGAAAATAATGAGTAATCAACAATTGGGCTTGTTGATAATGGCATAACTGCTTCGTTACATTGGAGTGATTGTTTTATCTATTGTCTCATTTCGGGGTTTGTATATTTCTGGATCATCTTTTTTGAAACACAACATGCCTTGAGAAGCCCATCGAGAACTAGTTAGAAATT from Theobroma cacao cultivar B97-61/B2 chromosome 9, Criollo_cocoa_genome_V2, whole genome shotgun sequence harbors:
- the LOC18589622 gene encoding phytoene synthase 2, chloroplastic isoform X2, with translation MCITFSLASKHCIGASNGNLQSRKSMSTTAREEVITAPKIPITLPGLTKHGIPHTNLQVQEIVRRQSWPNNLAKEGNCRKPRFHPTFLEEAYNKCRNICAEYAKTFYLGTLLMTEERQKAIWAIYVWCRRTDELVDGPNADYMSSAVLERWEERLQDIFDGRPYDMFDAALSDTVFNFPLDIKPFRDMIEGMRMDTRKSRYKNFQELYLYCYYVAGTVGLMSVPVMGIAPESSVSAHSIYNAALYLGIGNQLTNILRDVGEDALRGRVYLPQDELAQFGLCDKDVLSKKVTDAWREFMKEQITRARFFFNLAEEGASQLDKASRWPVWSSLLLYRKILDAIEDNNYDNLTKRAYVGRTKKLLTLPLAYTRALSKPGLSSR
- the LOC18589622 gene encoding phytoene synthase 2, chloroplastic isoform X1, producing the protein MCITFSLASKHCIGASNGNLQSRKSMSTTAREEVITAPKIPITLPGLTKHGIPHTNLQVQEIVRRQSWPNNLAKEGNCRKPRFHPTFLEEAYNKCRNICAEYAKTFYLGTLLMTEERQKAIWAIYVWCRRTDELVDGPNADYMSSAVLERWEERLQDIFDGRPYDMFDAALSDTVFNFPLDIKPFRDMIEGMRMDTRKSRYKNFQELYLYCYYVAGTVGLMSVPVMGIAPESSVSAHSIYNAALYLGIGNQLTNILRDVGEDALRGRVYLPQDELAQFGLCDKDVLSKKVTDAWREFMKEQITRARFFFNLAEEGASQLDKASRWPVYTLTTVWSSLLLYRKILDAIEDNNYDNLTKRAYVGRTKKLLTLPLAYTRALSKPGLSSR